Proteins from one Chloroflexota bacterium genomic window:
- a CDS encoding PAS domain S-box protein, with protein sequence MRRFWRFALTLTLTLLIGGLLYQYWWGPTRAQNQPTAQESQRAWLQKHGQIVIASQPNNAPFFFPSEAGIYGGFDQDLIAGLALALNADIRLVPMTVQDARAALSIGEIDGIMGQEPGPELAPFYAFTQPYLSNAQAIFVTADRLDILNLSDLAGRSVAVVSNSPGAYLVQSNAAIHAVPVPSIQEGLNRLLSGEVEAFVGDELSSRSLIQRNNLGGLVKAVGEPLRRRGYTIAVRKNNTELLALLNSGLAALESTNVKDKIVRRWFGAVSTDAHTLPDNWALWAGGGILAFAILIAVTYSWARSMSRKMAERTHKLRESEQRQRVLIENANDAIFSIHPADTGILEVNRKAEQFTGYRREALLHMRLSDLFPADSRERSVGRLQEVLLNGSGTFDDMVFVRQDGTRIEVDVSASVIEFDRRKVIQILARDITERKQMERELLRRNRNLSALNTISATVGRSLELDEILDAALDKVLDVVGADMGAIYLFDEQTGNLVLRVYRGEPPVLAVQSQAFAEQNGGTIIAASNGNVAQLAGAWWPQTSQPHLGSFVSSQLRAKDRLLGVMNVASQKQRWFTQEDVDLLTAVANQISVAIENAMLFTELRTAIGDLFVIKQFNENVLQSMTNGLITVDLSGRITSTNIAAARIIGYPREYLLGKPVHQVLVSSNGLEKILSETLHKGVPCSNYETVITHRDGHEIPIGLNTSPLRDNQGVVTGLLLVFSDLSEIKKIEEEKRKLDRLADLGEMAAVLAHELRNPLGSISAGIQHLARKITDPSQQRAVQLILEETERVNRLIENVLMISRPPTLDLVPAQVSDIVENVLTRWHAKAAEKRIRITKNYAPGIGSCLVDPLRLDQALSNLISNALDAMPNGGDLRISVRKVRLIPEPAAALEAAEKAPQPAMIGPEEWIRIEVADTGIGIPSDKLPKIFEPFVTTKAKGTGLGLAITRRIITDHHGNISVRSKEGVGTVFTVDLPVAA encoded by the coding sequence ATGCGCAGATTCTGGCGGTTCGCCCTGACACTCACGCTGACGCTGCTGATCGGCGGGCTTCTCTACCAGTACTGGTGGGGACCGACGCGCGCGCAGAATCAGCCCACCGCGCAGGAATCCCAGCGCGCCTGGCTCCAGAAGCACGGGCAAATTGTCATCGCCTCCCAGCCCAACAACGCGCCGTTCTTCTTCCCGTCCGAAGCAGGCATCTACGGCGGGTTTGACCAGGACCTCATCGCCGGCCTCGCGCTGGCGCTGAACGCCGACATCCGCCTCGTCCCCATGACGGTGCAGGACGCCCGCGCCGCCCTCTCCATCGGCGAGATAGACGGTATCATGGGGCAAGAGCCGGGACCGGAACTCGCGCCCTTCTACGCCTTCACGCAGCCCTACCTGAGCAACGCCCAGGCCATCTTCGTTACGGCGGACCGGCTGGACATCCTCAACCTGTCCGACCTGGCGGGCCGCTCCGTCGCCGTCGTGAGCAACAGCCCAGGCGCGTACCTGGTCCAGTCCAACGCCGCCATCCACGCCGTTCCTGTCCCCAGCATCCAGGAAGGCCTCAACCGCCTCCTCTCTGGCGAGGTGGAAGCCTTCGTCGGCGACGAACTCTCCAGCCGCAGCCTCATCCAGCGCAACAACCTGGGTGGGCTTGTCAAGGCGGTGGGCGAACCGCTCCGCCGCCGCGGATACACCATCGCCGTGCGCAAGAACAACACCGAACTCCTGGCCCTGCTCAATTCGGGGCTTGCCGCCCTGGAGAGCACCAACGTCAAGGACAAGATCGTTCGGAGATGGTTCGGCGCGGTGTCCACCGACGCCCACACGTTGCCCGACAACTGGGCCCTGTGGGCAGGCGGCGGCATCCTGGCCTTCGCCATCCTGATCGCGGTCACCTACTCCTGGGCGCGCTCCATGAGCCGCAAGATGGCCGAACGCACGCACAAGTTGCGCGAATCCGAGCAACGCCAGCGCGTGTTGATTGAAAACGCCAACGACGCCATCTTCTCCATACACCCCGCCGACACCGGCATCCTGGAGGTCAACCGCAAGGCCGAACAGTTCACCGGCTATCGGCGCGAGGCCCTCCTGCACATGCGCCTCAGCGACCTCTTCCCCGCCGATTCACGTGAGCGGAGCGTCGGCAGGCTGCAAGAGGTCCTGCTCAACGGGTCCGGCACCTTTGACGACATGGTGTTCGTCCGCCAGGACGGGACCCGCATAGAGGTGGATGTCAGCGCCAGCGTCATTGAGTTTGACCGCCGCAAGGTGATCCAGATTCTGGCCCGCGACATCACCGAACGCAAGCAGATGGAGCGCGAACTCCTACGACGCAACCGCAATCTCTCGGCCCTGAACACCATCTCGGCCACCGTGGGCCGGTCGCTGGAACTGGACGAAATCCTGGACGCGGCGCTGGACAAGGTACTGGACGTGGTAGGCGCCGACATGGGCGCCATCTACCTGTTTGACGAACAGACCGGCAACCTGGTGCTGCGGGTGTACCGCGGCGAGCCGCCGGTCCTGGCCGTCCAATCCCAAGCCTTCGCCGAACAGAACGGCGGCACCATCATCGCCGCCTCCAACGGCAACGTGGCCCAACTGGCCGGCGCCTGGTGGCCGCAGACCTCCCAGCCGCACCTGGGCTCCTTCGTCAGCAGCCAGTTGCGCGCCAAGGACAGGCTCCTCGGCGTGATGAACGTCGCCAGCCAAAAGCAGCGCTGGTTCACCCAGGAGGACGTGGATTTGCTGACGGCCGTGGCCAACCAGATCAGCGTGGCCATAGAGAACGCCATGCTGTTCACAGAACTGCGCACCGCCATCGGCGACCTGTTCGTCATCAAGCAGTTCAACGAGAACGTCCTGCAGAGCATGACCAACGGCCTCATCACGGTGGACCTGTCGGGCAGAATCACCTCCACGAACATCGCCGCCGCGCGCATCATCGGCTACCCGCGCGAGTACCTCCTGGGCAAGCCCGTGCACCAGGTGCTGGTCTCGTCCAACGGGTTGGAGAAGATCCTCTCGGAGACGCTCCACAAAGGCGTCCCCTGCTCCAACTACGAGACCGTCATCACCCACCGAGACGGGCACGAAATCCCTATCGGGCTGAACACTTCGCCGCTCCGCGACAATCAGGGCGTTGTAACGGGGCTTCTGCTCGTCTTCAGCGACCTGAGCGAAATCAAGAAGATAGAAGAGGAGAAGCGCAAGTTGGATCGCCTGGCCGACCTGGGCGAAATGGCCGCCGTCCTCGCGCACGAACTGCGCAACCCGCTCGGCTCCATCAGCGCGGGCATCCAGCATCTGGCCCGCAAGATCACCGACCCTTCGCAACAGCGCGCCGTCCAACTCATCCTGGAAGAGACCGAACGGGTGAATCGCCTGATTGAGAACGTCCTGATGATCTCGCGCCCACCCACGCTGGACCTGGTTCCCGCCCAGGTGTCGGACATCGTGGAGAACGTCCTCACGCGCTGGCACGCGAAAGCCGCCGAGAAGCGCATCCGCATCACCAAGAATTACGCGCCCGGCATCGGCTCGTGCCTGGTGGACCCCCTGCGGCTGGACCAGGCGCTCTCCAACCTCATCAGCAACGCCCTGGACGCCATGCCCAACGGCGGCGACCTGCGCATCAGCGTGCGCAAGGTGCGCCTGATTCCAGAACCAGCCGCCGCCCTGGAAGCGGCCGAGAAAGCCCCGCAGCCGGCGATGATCGGCCCCGAGGAGTGGATTCGGATTGAAGTCGCCGACACGGGCATCGGCATCCCGTCGGACAAATTGCCCAAGATCTTTGAACCGTTCGTAACCACGAAGGCAAAAGGCACAGGCCTGGGCCTGGCCATCACCCGGCGCATCATCACCGACCATCACGGCAACATCTCGGTGCGCAGCAAGGAAGGCGTCGGAACCGTGTTTACCGTTGACCTGCCAGTAGCCGCATAG
- a CDS encoding sigma-54-dependent Fis family transcriptional regulator: MAATVLIIDDEQTLNHFVQEDLREAGYESLGALTGQEGLDLIRSHEVDLVLLDQQLPDMHGLDVLKVIREEEPDIPVIIVTGHGEIDCAVQAMKLGAYDYMKKPYNLDTLLLVAAKALEASAMRREIRRLRRETRNRYALTWIVGETPQMKAIAQLLMRVAPTNASVLLQGESGTGKEVVANAIHQQSNRAERAFVALNCAAIPDALLESELFGYEPGAFTGAHKQKKGLIEAADGGTLFLDEISGMKPEMQTKLLRVLETRTLRRVGGTRDIKVDIRIIAASNQDLVKAIREGTFREDLYYRLGVVTVNLPPLRERIVDLPLFIAAFIDDYNQSTGRNITGVSADALRLLKAYSWPGNIRELRNVVERAVILCDGDEIRPQHLPAEIVACQPSPMPATAEAKGDSVPPNGHGLNLKEAVARLEEDLIRRALALADGNQTRAANTLGISRDELRYRLRKYQLE, from the coding sequence ATGGCCGCGACGGTGCTGATCATTGATGACGAACAGACGTTGAACCATTTTGTCCAGGAAGACCTGCGAGAGGCCGGGTACGAAAGCCTTGGCGCGCTCACAGGTCAGGAAGGACTGGACCTCATCCGCAGCCATGAGGTGGACCTGGTTCTCCTTGACCAGCAACTCCCCGACATGCACGGGCTGGATGTGCTCAAAGTCATCCGCGAGGAGGAGCCCGACATCCCGGTCATCATCGTAACCGGCCACGGCGAGATAGACTGCGCCGTCCAGGCCATGAAGTTGGGCGCCTACGACTACATGAAGAAGCCCTACAACCTGGACACCCTGCTTCTCGTCGCGGCGAAGGCGCTGGAAGCGTCGGCCATGCGCAGGGAGATACGCCGCCTGCGCAGGGAAACGCGCAACCGCTATGCGCTCACATGGATCGTGGGCGAAACCCCGCAGATGAAGGCCATCGCGCAGTTGCTCATGCGCGTTGCCCCCACCAACGCCAGCGTTCTCCTGCAGGGCGAGAGCGGCACCGGCAAGGAAGTCGTCGCCAACGCCATCCATCAGCAGAGCAACCGCGCCGAGCGGGCTTTCGTCGCCCTCAACTGCGCGGCCATCCCCGACGCCCTGCTGGAAAGCGAACTGTTCGGATACGAGCCAGGGGCCTTCACCGGCGCGCACAAACAGAAAAAAGGGCTGATTGAGGCCGCGGATGGCGGGACCCTATTCCTGGACGAAATCAGCGGCATGAAGCCCGAAATGCAGACGAAACTGCTCAGGGTGCTGGAAACCCGCACCCTGAGGCGGGTCGGCGGCACCCGCGACATCAAGGTGGACATCCGCATCATCGCCGCGTCCAACCAGGACCTGGTCAAGGCCATCCGCGAGGGGACGTTCCGCGAGGACCTGTACTACCGCCTGGGCGTCGTTACGGTCAACCTGCCCCCCTTGCGCGAGCGCATCGTGGACCTGCCGCTTTTCATCGCCGCGTTCATTGACGACTACAACCAGTCCACCGGACGCAACATCACCGGCGTTTCCGCCGATGCCCTCAGGCTGCTCAAAGCCTACTCCTGGCCTGGCAACATCCGCGAACTGCGCAACGTCGTGGAGCGCGCCGTCATCCTGTGCGATGGCGACGAAATCCGGCCCCAGCACCTGCCCGCCGAGATCGTCGCCTGCCAGCCAAGCCCGATGCCCGCGACGGCCGAAGCGAAAGGCGACAGCGTCCCGCCCAACGGCCACGGCCTCAATCTCAAGGAAGCGGTCGCCCGCCTTGAGGAAGACCTGATCCGCAGGGCATTGGCCCTCGCCGACGGCAACCAGACCAGGGCGGCCAACACGCTGGGTATATCCCGCGACGAGTTGCGATACCGGCTACGCAAATACCAATTGGAGTGA